The Methylobacterium durans nucleotide sequence CACGAGACCGCTGGTCGCCGCGCCGCAGATCGCGAACGTGCCGAGCAGAACCCAGAAGATGCCCGACCTAGCCGCGCCGTGAAGCGCAATCGCGGCTGGTTCGTTCCCGCCGCTTCGCCCAATCCGTCCGAGACCGTCATCGGCTCCTCCGGATTCCTCCGGCACGAGCACAAGAACGGCGACCGCCGCCAGCGCGGCGAGTACGACGAGTGCGAAGACCGCCGCACGCCACCCACCAGCCTCCGCCAGGGCGGAGATGGCCGGTAGCACGACTAACGGACCGGCCGCCGCGCCGGCGCCCAGCACACCCATGACGAAGCCGCTTCGTCGCGGAAAGCAGCGCGTGGCCACCGTCGCGCCTAGCACGAGGGCCGTTGCGCCGCTGCCGATGCCGATTAGCGCGCCCCAGAGGAGGACGAGATGCCAGATTCTCGTCATGGCCAAAGAAGCCAGGAGACCGGTCCCGACGAGCAGAAGGGCCGCGAGCATCACGCGGCGGAGGCCGAGCGCGTTCATCAGCGGCGCAGCTGCAAGCCCCATCAGACCGAACAAGACCGACCGGACCGCCAGAGCCGACGAGATGGACGCGGTTGACCAGCCGAACTCTTGGCTCAGAGGAATGATCAGGACGCCGGGTGCACCGATCGCAGCGGCTGTCGCCAGCATCGTAAGGAGCGCCGCTCCTGCGACGGCCCAGGGCCGAACACGACTTCGCTTGATCACGGGTCGGCCAGCCGGATGTGCCAGGACGAGGTCAGTCATCTGACAGCACGCGGTACTCGGCACCCTCGATGTCCTCGTACTGGCCCGAATTCAGGGCCCAGAGGAAGGCGCAGAGCCCAAGGCCGCCGAGCGCTAGGGCGATGGGAATGACGAGAAGAAGCACGTTCATGGATATGGCTCAGGCGGCAGAAGTCACGAGGCGGGCTTCAGGCTTTGCATCGACCGCGGTATCGACACGCTCCGCCCCATCGCCGACCCTCGCACGCAGAGCGTTCAATGTGACCACAAGCGAGGAACCCGACATCGCGAGCGCGGCAATCAGGGGCGTCAGGAGGCCTGACGCTGCAAGCGGAATGGCGATGACGTTGTAGGCGGCTGCCATCCAGAGGTTCTGAAGCATGAGCCGCTTGGCCTTGCGGCCGGTCGAGAGCACGGCCAAGACAGGTGCGAGGTTCCTGCCGAGAAACAATGCGTCGGCGGCCGCTTGGCTGACATGGGCCGCGGTCACGGGGGAAAGCGAGGCATGTGCAGCCGCAAGAGCCGGTGCATCGTTGAGCCCGTCGCCCACCATCAGCACCCGCCGGCCCGCGCGACCGAGCGCCTCGAGCCTGGAGATCTTATCCTGCGGTGCAAGACCGCTCTCCCACTCGGCCACGCCCAGGCGGCCAGCGACGGAAGCGACGGCGGATGCACGGTCTCCGGATAGGATCACGACTCGGCGCCCTGCCGCCCGAAGAGCCGCAATCACGTCGACCGCGTCAGGGCGGACTTCCTGGCGCACGGCGAAGGCCACAGGTGCCGTGTCCCCTGCGCGAAAGCAGATGACGGAGGCGTCCGGAATGGCGTCGAGAGCTGCCGCGGCGCAAAGTTCGGCATCGCAGAAGCGCGGCGACCCGAGGCGTAGTTCCACGCCGTCGACGAAGGCCCGTACGCCGAGCCCGGCCGCCTCCTGCGCTCCAGGATAGGGCTCAGCGGGACTTGCGGCTTGCGCAAGGGCGGCCGCCATCGGGTGGCGGCTCGACCGGGCGAGACGGGCCGCCTGCGCCAGTGCACCCACGTCTACGTCAGCATCGGCAAGGGCGGGCTCCGGAAGAGTCAGCGTGCCGGTCTTGTCGAACACGACCGTATCGATCTCGGCAAACCTCTCGAGCGCCGTGCCGTCGCCGAGCAGAACGCCCTCGCGGAACAGGGCCCCGGCCGCTGCCACCTGAACCGCAGGGATCGCTAGGCCGAGCGCGCAGGGGCATGTGATGATTAGCACCGAGACTGCAGCAAGCAGCGCCGCATGCCAACCGGCACCCACGGCGAGCCAGCCGACGAGTGTCAGGGCAGCGGCCGCGTGGACCACCGGCACGTAGAGCCGGGTGGCCTTGTCGGCGAGCACGAGGGCGCGCGAGCGGACCTCGAGGGCTCTCCGCATCAGACCTTCCACCTCGTCGAGCAGCGTTGCGCCCGCCGCGGCCGTGACCTGAACCGTGATGGCACCGTTGCCATTGAGAGCGCCCGCATAGACCCTATCACCGCAACGGACCGTCACCGCCGCAGTCTCGCCCGTGACAAGGCTCTGATCGAGATCGGAGGCTCCACGCTCGACGGTGCCGTCGGCTGGCACGCGCTCCCCCGGACGAACCAGGATGCGGCAGCCAGCGAGAAGTTCGCCTACCGGCACCTCGCGCACGCTTCCGTCCGCCTCCACACGCGCCGCGGTCTCGCAGCGGAGCGTCGCAAGGTTCTCGGCGAACGCCCGCGTGCGACGGCGCATGGTCTGATCGAGAACCCGACCGATCAGCAGGAAGAACAGCAGCATGATCGCGCCGTCGAAGTACGCATGTGCCGCCCCCGACAGGGTCTCGACGACTGACATGATCAGGGTCAGCACCACCCCGAGGGTGATGGGGAAATCCATGGTCACCCGACCGGCACGCAGGCCCCGAAACGCGCCCTCGTAGAACGGCCGTCCGGCATAGGCCGCCGCCGGCAGAGCAATCACGGCCTGGATCCAGTGGAAAAGGTCCCTGTTCTCTGGGGCCATGTCGGAGACGTTGCCGGCCCAGACGGAGATCGCCAGCAGCATCACGTTCATCGAGGCGAAACCGGCGACCGCCAGCGCACGGACGAGACGGCGCATCTCGGCAGCTTCCGCGTCGGGTGGCCGTCCGGGATCGAAGGGCTGTGCGTTGTAGCCTAGATCGCTGAGCGCTCCGATGACACCACCGACGTCGGGCTCCGCATCCGGCGTCCACTCGACCGCGAGGCGCCGATCCGAAAAGTTGAGGCGGGCCCGAGCCACGCCCGGCATTCCAGCAAGGCCGTGCTCGATCGTGGCCATGCACGCTGCGCAGCGGACGCCTTCGACGGCGAACTCGGCACGGGCGGACCCATCCCGCGCCCGCGCGACGAAGGCCTTATAGTCCCTGGCGAGCGAGGGCTTCGTGTTCGCCTCGCTCCAGGAAGCATGGGCCTCGACGTAGGCCAGCGCCATGTCCGTGCAGCACATCGCCCGTGTCTCCCAAACTTCCCCGATCAGCGCAGGACGATGCGGCTCTTGCGCCGATAGTCGTCGCCGTCGGCGCTCAGGACGTCGACGACGAGATCCCATTGCCCAGCGGACACCGCGTCGAGATGCGCGACGTAGTCGCCAGGGGTGGTCTCTGCGAGCGCGATCGTCAGGTCGCCCCGCTTGTCGGTCGGGCGTTCGAGGCGAGCCCGCAGACGCCTGTCGCCGAGCGGCTGCCCGTGCCGGTCCCGCAGAGTCACAGCGACCACCAGACCGTCACTACCCTCACGCTCCGTCCGGCTCTCGAGGTGCCAGCCCCTCTCGCCTTGCCGGCGGGCAAGCCGCAATTCCTCGTTGTAGCGCTGGCTCGCTTGGTAGGGGGACGCCACCTCGAGGCCGGACCATGTCCGGAAGGCCGAGGTGACGAGGAGCGCGTCGGCGCTCGCGATGGTGCCAAAGAAGGCAATGAAGATCGCCAGCACCTTGCCGCCCGTCAGACGGAAGCCAGAAGCTGATCTGCTAGGAACGGCCGGAATGTTCATGATTAAGGACCTTTGAAGTAATCGTTCGCGGACGCGCCCTCGCCCGTCTCCGGGTCGGCGAGACGGAAGGTGACAGGAACCGAGGCGGCGAGCTTCGCGCCTGCGGGAGCGAACAGGAGGACGCGGAATTCCTGAGTCGAGTCCGAGGTGACGACGAGATCGTCCGGCGTGCCGCCCACGACTTCGAGCCGCACCTCGGGCAGGCCGTCGACGGCGAGGCTCAGCCTACGTTGGGCCAGTCGCTTGTTCACGACGCGAACCGTGTACCCGTTGCGCACGGAACCATCCGAGAGGGTCACGAACAGCGGATTGCGGTCATGCAGGACGCTCAGCCCGGTAAAGCTGCGGGTCGCGAGACTGTAGAGCATGAAGCCGCTGATGGCCGCTACGAGCACGCCGTACAGCACCGTGCGCGGCCGGACGATGCGCAATACCGGCGGCAATCCCTGCGCTCTGCGGCGAACGTTGGCCTCGGTGTCGTAGGCGATCAATCCGTGAGGCCGCCCGAGCCTGCCCATCACGGTATCGCAGGCGTCGACGCACAGGCCGCACTGGATGCAGTCCATCTGCAAGCCGTCGCGGATGTCGATACCGGCCGGGCATGCGGTGACGCAGGCGAAACAGTCCACGCAGTCACCTGCCGGTTGAGCGGCCGCGCGCAGCGCCGCCGTCTTCTTGGCCGAAGTGCGCGGCTCGCCACGATCGCCACGGTACAGGATGTTGAGCGAGTGCTCGTCGGTCAACGAACCCTGAATGCGGGGCCAGGGGCACATGTAGGTGCAGACCTGCTCGCGCATGTGTCCGGCGAGGAGGTACGTCGTGGCCGTCAGCGTGAATATGGCTGCGTAGGCGACCGGCGGGGCTTGGAAGGTGGCGAGCTGCGCGACCAAGGTCGGCGCGTCCGCGAAGTAGAGAACCCAAGCGCCGCCGGTCCACCAGGCGATCAGAAGCCAGATCGTGTGCTTCATCGTGCGCAGAGCGAGCTTCTCGACCGTCCATGGAGCCGCGTCGAGCTTGAGTCGCTCGCGCCGGTCGCCCTCGATCAGCCGCTCAATCGCCAGGAACAGATCGGTCCAGACCGTCTGCGGGCAGAGATAGCCGCACCAGACCCGACCAGCGACGGCGTTCATCAGAAACAAGACGAGAGCCGCAAGGATCAGGAGGCCCATCACGTAGGTGACGTCCTGAGGCCAGAGCTCGATGGAGAAGAAGTGGAAGCGGCCCTTATCGAGATCGAGGAGCACCGCCTGAGAGGGCTCCCCCGGTCCTCGGTTCCATCGCAGGAAGGGCACCAGGTAGTAGACGCCGAGCGTGAGGGCGAGCAGCACCCACTTGATCGTCCGGAACGTGCCTCGCACCGCCTGCGGCTGGATCTTCTTCCGGGCCGCGTAGAGCGCTCCGTTCGGATCCGGAATGACCGCTCGTGTGGCATTCGCACCGAACTTCTTCGTGCGCTCTGCTCGGGTCGCGGAAGCGGCAGGGAGCGTGGAGGCGGGAGTCTGGCGGTTGGGCTGAACCAGCGACATCGTCGTCCTTCCGGCCGGCTGACGAGCCGGCGCCGACGTCGTCTAGGGCTATGCTTGGACGGCTGCTTTGATCTCGCTCAAATGAGCCTCGGCAGCCGCCCCTCCCCCTACTTTCCGCCGCCGAGGCCGTGCACGTAGACGGCGAGGGACTTGATGGTGGCCTGATCAAGCCGCCCCTCCCAGGCAGGCATCACGCCCTTGCGGCCGTTCGAGACCGTCGCGGCAACCTGTTGTGGCGACGATCCATAGAGCCAGATCCGGTCCGCGAGGTTTGGCGCACCCAACTCGGGATTGCCCTTGGCGTTATCACCGTGGCAGCCCGCGCAGTTGCCGGCGAACACTTCGCTTCCCTTCTCCAGGTTCGCCCCGGGAACACCAGGTCGGTCGGACAAGGAGAGGACATAGCTGGCCACCGCCTCGACCTCGGCCCGCGTCAGGACGCCGTCACGCCCGAAAGCTGGCATGTCGCCCACATGGGCCTCGCCGTTGCCGGAGCGCGCACCGAAGCGGATGGAACGCTCGATCTCCTCGGGCGTGCCGCCCCACAGCCAGTCGTCGTCCTGCAGGTTCGGATATCCGGTCCTTCCCGTGGCGGAGGTGCCGTGGCAGGCGGCGCAGTTGTCGCCGAAGGCAGCCTTGCCGGTCGCAAGCGCCAGCCGCAGGAGGGCAGGATCCGCGCGAATCTCGCTAACCGACGCGCTGGCGAGTTGCGCCTGACCGCGCGCATCCCGCTCCTGCCGGACGGCTTCGACTTCGGCGAGTACGCTCTCGCGTTGCGAGTAGCCGAGGACACCCGCGGTGTAGCCGCTCACCAGCGGCCACGCCGGGTAGGCGACCCAGTACCCAACGGCCCAGACTATGGTGGCGTAGAGGCCATAGAGCCACCAGCGCGGAAGCGGGTTGTTGTACTCTGCGATGCCGTCCCATTCGTGCCCTGTTGTCTCGGGCGCGGAGGGCGGCTGTCGGTCGGGATGGGCGGCGTTGGCCACGGCTCAGTCCTCATTCAAGGGAAGATGGGCGGCCGCTTCGAACCGGGTCCGGTTGCGCGGCCAGAAGGCGTAGAGAGTGACGGCGGCGAAGATGCCGACGAAGTAGAGGAGTCCGCTCGTCTGCGCGAAGCTCGCTGCAGTTTCGTAGCTCATGGCCTCACCTTAGGTTCTTCTTGTCTTCGTAGATCTTGAAGTCGACCATGGTGCCGAGCACCTGCAGGTAGGCGATCAGCGCGTCGATCTCCGCGGCCTTGGCCTTGTCCCCGCCGAAGTCCCGGACGTTGGCGCCGGGATAGCGGCGCTGCAGGTCAGCTGCGCCGACGCCGTCCGGATCGAGCTGCGCCTTCAGATCGGCTTTGGCCGAGGCGATCATCTCATCGGTGTAGGGGACGCCGACCGCGCGGTTCGCCTTGAGATCCTCCGCGATGGCGTCGGCGTCGAGGGGGCGCTCCAGGAAGGCGTAGGCGGGCATGATCGAGGCCGGCACCACGGCGCGCGGCTCCTTCAGGTGCTCGCGGTGCCACTGGTCGGAGTACTTGCCGCCGACACGCGCGAGATCGGGACCTGTGCGCTTCGAGCCCCATTGGAACGGGTGGTCGTACATGCTCTCGGCAGCCAGCGAGAAGTGACCGTAGCGCTCGATCTCGTCGCGCATGGGCCGGACCATTTGGCTATGGCAGAGGTAGCAACCCTCGCGAATGTAGATGTTGCGGCCGGCAAGCTCGAGCGGTGTGTAGGGACGGATCCCCTCGACCTTCTCGACGGTGCTCTTCAGGTAGAACAGCGGTGTGATCTCCACGAGCCCGCCGATGGCGACGACAATGAGAGCGCCGATGAGCAGGATGATGGAGTTCTTCTCGAAGATCGCGTGCCTCTTCCAGAGGCCGGGCTGAGCGGTGGCCATGATGATGATCTCTGATGTGCGGGATCTGGATGCGGGGACCGCGGTGCGGCCCCCGTTCGGTCACTCGGCGGGCACGAGAGCCGGCTCGACCTCGGCAAGCCCCTCGGGCTCGTTCTCGATGGCCGTCTTGCCCGCGATGGTCATGGCGAGGTTGTAGGCCATGATCAGCGCGCCGATCAGGAACAGCACTCCGCCGAGCGCACGCACGAGGTAGTAAGGCTGCATTGCCTCCACCGTCTCAACGAACGAGTATTCGAGGAAGCCGAGTGCATTGTAGGCGCGCCACATCAGACCCTGCATAATACCGGCGACCCACATCGAGGAGATGTACAGTACGATGCCGAGGGTCGAGACCCAGAAGTGCCACTCGACCAGCTTCAGCGAGTAGAGCTCGCGCCGATTCCACAGCCAAGGTACAAGACAGTACAGGGCGCCGAAGGAGATGTAGGCGACCCAGCCTAGCGCCCCGGAATGCACGTGGCCGATGGTCCAATCGGTGTAGTGCGAGAGCGAGTTGACCGCCTTGATGGACATCATCGGGCCCTCGAAGGTCGCCATGCCGTAGAAGGCTAGCGACACGACCATGAAGCGCAGGACGGGATCGGTCCGGAGCTTGTCCCAGGCGCCCGACAACGTCATGAGGCCGTTGATCATGCCACCCCAGGACGGCATCCAGAGCATGATCGAGAAAGTCATGCCCAGCGTCTGCGCCCAGTCGGGCAGCGCGGTGTAGTGCAGATGGTGCGGACCCGCCCAGATGTACATAAAAATCAGGGCCCAGAAGTGGATAATCGATAGCCGATACGAGTAGATCGGCCGTTCGGCCCGCTTTGGGACGAAGTAGTACATGATCGCCAGGAAGCCGGCAGTGAGGAAGAAGCCGACCGCATTGTGGCCGTACCACCACTGAATCAGCGCATCCTGCACGCCTGCGAAGATCGGGTAAGATTTAGAACCGTAGATCGAGACTGGCATCGCGAGGTTGTTGACGATGTGCAGCATCGCAATCGTCACAATGAAGGCGAGATAGAACCAGTTCGCGACAAAGATGTGCGGCTCCTTGCGCTTCCAGAGCGTCGCGAGGAACACGAGGAGATAGACGACCCACACGATGGTCAGCCACAGATCGGCGTACCACTCGGGCTCGGCGTACTCCTTCGACTGGGTCACGCCCAGCAGATAGCCGGTGCCGGCAATCACGATGAAGAAGTTGTAGCCTAGCACCACGAACCAGGGTGCGAGGTCGCCCGCGAGCCTCGCGCGGCAGGTGCGCTGCACGACGTACAGGGACGTGCCGATCAGAACGTTGCCGCCGAAGGCGAAGATGACCGCCGAGGTGTGAAGCGGCCGCAGGCGTCCGAAGCTCGTGTACTCCAGCCCCAAGTTCAGGGATGGCGCCCACAGCTGGAAGGCGATGATGCAGCCGACTAGGAAACCCGCAATGCCCCAAATCATGGCGGCGATGGCAGTGAATTTGATCGGGCCGAGATTGTAGTTCGGCTTACCTGCGATCTCCTGCAGAGGCGCATCGGGCCCGCGGTTCTCGTAGCGCCAGAAGATCGCGGCGATTCCTGCAATGGCCGCAAGGCCCGCGAGTCCCATGTGGAAGCCATAGGCTGCGTCGAGCGCGTGGGTGGACGCGATTGCACAGAGGATAGCGCCGGCGAGAAGGGTGAGACCTAGGCCGGCCTCTCCTTCCGTCATGTATTTGGTTGCGGGTATCGCGGCCATGGCTCTTCCGATTCGCCTCGCGCAGGATTGGATGTTCCCGCCCTACGGTCGGGCTCGCTCCCAAGCCTTGATTTGAATCAAACGGCCGCGGTCACTGCGTCGTCTGGAACTGGGACCAACTTGCGAGCACCGGCGCATGCGTCTGGTCCGACCGTTGGCGCGTCCGACGCTTTTGTGCTGGATCAAGGAACTTCGGAGATGGAAGGAGCGAGTCTCGCGTCAGCGTGAGCCAATCTCGGACCGGAACGATGACGCGCCTCTACTCCGCACACCCGCTGGATCCTGCCGCAGCCGATCAAGCGTACCCTTTGCTGAACCTGCGGCATCCTGGGCTGTCGCTCCGGAACTGGCGTGCCGTCGTTCGGCGCCTGTCACGCGGCTCACGGGCCAGGGGTGGCCTGATGGTGGTGCGGAACGCTCGCGGAGCTGTCGTTGCCGTCTTCTCCTATCGAATTGGAGAACCGCTCGTCGGAGGAGTGCTCCTGCGCGTGACGGACGTAGTCATATGGGGCGCCTGCCGGGTGACGCCCTACCCACTGCCGTTGCAGCCTGCGCGGAGCAACTCGCACGCGACCTAGGCTATTCTCGGGTCGTCATCGAGTTCTCGGATGACGCTCTGTCGGACGGCGAGGCGGGCATCCTGCACGCGGCCGGGTACGAGAGCCGCGGGCGCCTGTTGGCGCGAGGCGCAGTGGTCGGCCGGGCCGCGGTCGAATTGGCGTGCATTCCCGCAGTCCGGTCGCATTGACCATCCTGAGGCCGATTCCCGGCGCGATCGCACTGCACTCGTTGGACGGCGCAATACGGCAAGCGGCGGCTCGCTCCCGCGCTGGGGTGTTGCTGCTCCTCTCTCAGCTGCAATCAGATTATGCGCATCGTTCGACCGCATACGGCCGATTGTGTTGAAAAACTCCTCAGCACGGACCGAGGTCTCTACGGCTAGTGGCTGCCGCTCGCCGCTGTCCCAGGTGTTGTGGGTTCATGCCCTCAGAAGAGGGTCAAACGGAGTTTTTCAACACAATCGGCCCAATTCTGTCCATTCATATTGTTGCGAGCGCTTTCCTGGGGCGCCGTCACAGACGCGGGTGACCACGCCAGGGTCTTTGATCCAGCTCAAAGCCTTCCGGCCGCCCCTATGGAAATTGAGCGGCGCTCGCCAAAAGGAGGCATTGACGAACCCGACCCCAGTAGCCACAGTGCCAACCAGCATCTAGGTATTCGCTGCGCTCTTTACTTCTGTGGTCGCCGCCCTGGGGGCATTCCTGATAACAACCTACTCGGTTCTTGTCACGCTTACCATGTCGGCATCCAGCATCATCAGCATCGACGTGTTCATGATGATTGTCGCTGCGCTGGCACTGGTTCCTCTCGCAGGCGGTGCCGTTACCGGCTGTCTGGCCTGGGCGGATCGGGCCCAATAGGAACGTTGCCAGTGGATTGGCGTGGACAAAACGTACAACGTTCAGCCCGACTCCACTTCCGCTCGCATCCAGTTCGCGGGCGAATGCGTGGTGCGCTCGTCTGCATCCGTGCGCCAGTGTCTCTTTTGCTGCTTCGGCCTGGCCCAATAGAACCGGATATCTGACAATTCGAGTGCGACCTCAGCTTAGCGGGGGGTTCAGGGCGGGAAGCTCTGACATTTCCGTCGGAGTCAATCCGCCCTGGCGATCTCGGATGATTAGAGTGCAATTACGATTATCTTCGCCCACCCATACGATAAATAGCCGGAAGAGATAGGGCAGCGCCGCCGGAAGCCGCTGTGCAGATCCAGTGGCTCCAGCGGCTCCCTGCCGGTTTTGTGACAGAACAACTATTATGGGTGGCCCGGCTCCGCGTTTCCCTCGGGACCGGGTCCGCACCCAGGCAAGACATCTCCGCGTTGGCGGCGGTCGGCAGCCGCAAGTCAGGATTCGCGGAGGGTTTAATTCCCGAAGCGACCGTATGGTCGTGTCGGGGACGTGCCGATCCGCTCATCCTTCTTTTGCTCGTTGCCGCGCCACACCGCCCTACTCGGCAGCGACGTCGAGAGCGGTGCCGGTCCGGGGAATGCCGAGGGTGTCCCAGGTCTCGGCCAGCGCCGCGGTGAGCCGGGCGATGCTCGCCTCGTCGTGGAAGGGCGAGGGCGTGATGCGCAGCCGCTCGGTGCCGCGCGGCACGGTCGGGTAGTTGATCGGCTGGATGTAGATGGCGTGCCGCTCCAGCAGGTGGTCGGCGGCCGCCTTGCACAGCTCGGCATCGCCCACCATCACCGGGACGATGTGGGTCTCGGTGTGCAGCACCGGCAGGCCCGCGGCCTCCAGGGCCGCCTTGGTCCGGGCGGCCTGGCGCTGATGCGCCGCGCGCTCGGCTTGCGAGCGCTTCAGGTA carries:
- a CDS encoding cbb3-type cytochrome c oxidase subunit 3 is translated as MSYETAASFAQTSGLLYFVGIFAAVTLYAFWPRNRTRFEAAAHLPLNED
- a CDS encoding FixH family protein encodes the protein MNIPAVPSRSASGFRLTGGKVLAIFIAFFGTIASADALLVTSAFRTWSGLEVASPYQASQRYNEELRLARRQGERGWHLESRTEREGSDGLVVAVTLRDRHGQPLGDRRLRARLERPTDKRGDLTIALAETTPGDYVAHLDAVSAGQWDLVVDVLSADGDDYRRKSRIVLR
- the ccoP gene encoding cytochrome-c oxidase, cbb3-type subunit III; the protein is MANAAHPDRQPPSAPETTGHEWDGIAEYNNPLPRWWLYGLYATIVWAVGYWVAYPAWPLVSGYTAGVLGYSQRESVLAEVEAVRQERDARGQAQLASASVSEIRADPALLRLALATGKAAFGDNCAACHGTSATGRTGYPNLQDDDWLWGGTPEEIERSIRFGARSGNGEAHVGDMPAFGRDGVLTRAEVEAVASYVLSLSDRPGVPGANLEKGSEVFAGNCAGCHGDNAKGNPELGAPNLADRIWLYGSSPQQVAATVSNGRKGVMPAWEGRLDQATIKSLAVYVHGLGGGK
- the ccoS gene encoding cbb3-type cytochrome oxidase assembly protein CcoS: MNVLLLVIPIALALGGLGLCAFLWALNSGQYEDIEGAEYRVLSDD
- the ccoN gene encoding cytochrome-c oxidase, cbb3-type subunit I, which codes for MTEGEAGLGLTLLAGAILCAIASTHALDAAYGFHMGLAGLAAIAGIAAIFWRYENRGPDAPLQEIAGKPNYNLGPIKFTAIAAMIWGIAGFLVGCIIAFQLWAPSLNLGLEYTSFGRLRPLHTSAVIFAFGGNVLIGTSLYVVQRTCRARLAGDLAPWFVVLGYNFFIVIAGTGYLLGVTQSKEYAEPEWYADLWLTIVWVVYLLVFLATLWKRKEPHIFVANWFYLAFIVTIAMLHIVNNLAMPVSIYGSKSYPIFAGVQDALIQWWYGHNAVGFFLTAGFLAIMYYFVPKRAERPIYSYRLSIIHFWALIFMYIWAGPHHLHYTALPDWAQTLGMTFSIMLWMPSWGGMINGLMTLSGAWDKLRTDPVLRFMVVSLAFYGMATFEGPMMSIKAVNSLSHYTDWTIGHVHSGALGWVAYISFGALYCLVPWLWNRRELYSLKLVEWHFWVSTLGIVLYISSMWVAGIMQGLMWRAYNALGFLEYSFVETVEAMQPYYLVRALGGVLFLIGALIMAYNLAMTIAGKTAIENEPEGLAEVEPALVPAE
- a CDS encoding heavy metal translocating P-type ATPase codes for the protein MCCTDMALAYVEAHASWSEANTKPSLARDYKAFVARARDGSARAEFAVEGVRCAACMATIEHGLAGMPGVARARLNFSDRRLAVEWTPDAEPDVGGVIGALSDLGYNAQPFDPGRPPDAEAAEMRRLVRALAVAGFASMNVMLLAISVWAGNVSDMAPENRDLFHWIQAVIALPAAAYAGRPFYEGAFRGLRAGRVTMDFPITLGVVLTLIMSVVETLSGAAHAYFDGAIMLLFFLLIGRVLDQTMRRRTRAFAENLATLRCETAARVEADGSVREVPVGELLAGCRILVRPGERVPADGTVERGASDLDQSLVTGETAAVTVRCGDRVYAGALNGNGAITVQVTAAAGATLLDEVEGLMRRALEVRSRALVLADKATRLYVPVVHAAAALTLVGWLAVGAGWHAALLAAVSVLIITCPCALGLAIPAVQVAAAGALFREGVLLGDGTALERFAEIDTVVFDKTGTLTLPEPALADADVDVGALAQAARLARSSRHPMAAALAQAASPAEPYPGAQEAAGLGVRAFVDGVELRLGSPRFCDAELCAAAALDAIPDASVICFRAGDTAPVAFAVRQEVRPDAVDVIAALRAAGRRVVILSGDRASAVASVAGRLGVAEWESGLAPQDKISRLEALGRAGRRVLMVGDGLNDAPALAAAHASLSPVTAAHVSQAAADALFLGRNLAPVLAVLSTGRKAKRLMLQNLWMAAAYNVIAIPLAASGLLTPLIAALAMSGSSLVVTLNALRARVGDGAERVDTAVDAKPEARLVTSAA
- the ccoO gene encoding cytochrome-c oxidase, cbb3-type subunit II, which produces MATAQPGLWKRHAIFEKNSIILLIGALIVVAIGGLVEITPLFYLKSTVEKVEGIRPYTPLELAGRNIYIREGCYLCHSQMVRPMRDEIERYGHFSLAAESMYDHPFQWGSKRTGPDLARVGGKYSDQWHREHLKEPRAVVPASIMPAYAFLERPLDADAIAEDLKANRAVGVPYTDEMIASAKADLKAQLDPDGVGAADLQRRYPGANVRDFGGDKAKAAEIDALIAYLQVLGTMVDFKIYEDKKNLR
- a CDS encoding MFS transporter, with the protein product MLATAAAIGAPGVLIIPLSQEFGWSTASISSALAVRSVLFGLMGLAAAPLMNALGLRRVMLAALLLVGTGLLASLAMTRIWHLVLLWGALIGIGSGATALVLGATVATRCFPRRSGFVMGVLGAGAAAGPLVVLPAISALAEAGGWRAAVFALVVLAALAAVAVLVLVPEESGGADDGLGRIGRSGGNEPAAIALHGAARSGIFWVLLGTFAICGAATSGLVQTHFVPFCADYGLSSFRAANVLALMGPLAVLGSLGAGWLSDRFDGGWLLFWFYGLRGLSLLCLPFTDFSLTALAVFGMFYGLDWIATVPPTVKLIVLRFGRERATLILGWIFAGHQFGAAAAVFAAGHLRDASAGYLPAFLVAGVLCLFAAAALPVLSVPAGSGLGGRDRT
- the ccoG gene encoding cytochrome c oxidase accessory protein CcoG, which encodes MSLVQPNRQTPASTLPAASATRAERTKKFGANATRAVIPDPNGALYAARKKIQPQAVRGTFRTIKWVLLALTLGVYYLVPFLRWNRGPGEPSQAVLLDLDKGRFHFFSIELWPQDVTYVMGLLILAALVLFLMNAVAGRVWCGYLCPQTVWTDLFLAIERLIEGDRRERLKLDAAPWTVEKLALRTMKHTIWLLIAWWTGGAWVLYFADAPTLVAQLATFQAPPVAYAAIFTLTATTYLLAGHMREQVCTYMCPWPRIQGSLTDEHSLNILYRGDRGEPRTSAKKTAALRAAAQPAGDCVDCFACVTACPAGIDIRDGLQMDCIQCGLCVDACDTVMGRLGRPHGLIAYDTEANVRRRAQGLPPVLRIVRPRTVLYGVLVAAISGFMLYSLATRSFTGLSVLHDRNPLFVTLSDGSVRNGYTVRVVNKRLAQRRLSLAVDGLPEVRLEVVGGTPDDLVVTSDSTQEFRVLLFAPAGAKLAASVPVTFRLADPETGEGASANDYFKGP